Genomic window (Verrucomicrobiia bacterium):
CTCCAGTTGTCCCGCGCCCGCTCCCGCTCCCCCTGCAGCACGTGGATCAACATCGAACGCTGATTGTCCACCGCCGTGGTGAACATCTCCCCCGCCTTGATCGGTATGGTGCTGTTGCGCGGAATGATCACATTCATCAACCCCCCAAACGTCTCAATCCCCAGCGACAACGGCGTCACATCCAGCAACAACACCTGCTGAAAGCCCCCGCTCAAAATCTCCGCCTGAATCGCCGCCCCCAGCGCCACCGCCTCATCCGGATTCTGCGTCGTGTTCAACTGCGGGCCTTTTTTCCCGCCCCCCTCCCCGCTCATCGCCAGATTGCCCCGCGCCTCCGCAAACTCCTCCTCCACACACCCAAACCACTCCGCCACCAGCCGCCGCACCAGCGGCATCCGCGTCTGCCCCCCCACCAGTATCACCTGATCCAGCTCCCGCGGCTCCACCCGCGCATCCGCCAGCGAACGCAGACAATGCGCCCGCGTGCGCTCAATAATGTCCCGCGTCAGCCCCTCCAGCTCCTCCCGCGTCAGCCGGTAGCTGAAACTGAACTGCGGCGTCAAAAACGGCAGCGCCACCTCCACCACCGTCTCCGTGCTCAACGCTATCTTCGCCCGCTCCGCCGCCTCCCGCAGCCGCGACATCATGGACAAATCGCCCGTCGCCTCCGGCCCCCCCGCCGCCCGAATGCGCTCCACCAGAAAATCAATCAGCCGCCGGTCCAGATCATCGCCCCCCAGCCGCGTGTTCCCGTTGGTCGCCAGCACCTGAAACACCCCCTCGTTCAGCTCCAAAATGGACAAATCAAACGTCCCCCCGCCCAGATCATACACCGCAATCCGCGACTTCTCCTTCAACCGGTTCAACCCGTACGCCAGCGCCGCCGCCGTCGGCTCATTCACGATCCGCTCCACCGTCAACCCCGCCAGCTCCCCCGCCCGCTTGGTCGCATTCCGCTGCGCATCATTGAAATACGCCGGCACCGTGATCACCGCCCGCGTCACCGCCTCCCCCAGCGCCCGCTCCGCATCCCCCTTCAATTTCTTCAATATCTCCGCCGAAATCTCCTCCGGCGTGTACGTCCGCCCGTGAATGTCAACCTGCACCGGCCCGCTCCCCTCCCCCCGCACCGGATACGTCACCAG
Coding sequences:
- a CDS encoding Hsp70 family protein; translated protein: MSKIVGIDLGTTNSLVAVVEAGIPYVIADAEGHRLTPSVVHFPGPGMEPVVGHAANRVRVLKPRETVYSIKRFMGRRGAEIPREEMLVTYPVRGEGSGPVQVDIHGRTYTPEEISAEILKKLKGDAERALGEAVTRAVITVPAYFNDAQRNATKRAGELAGLTVERIVNEPTAAALAYGLNRLKEKSRIAVYDLGGGTFDLSILELNEGVFQVLATNGNTRLGGDDLDRRLIDFLVERIRAAGGPEATGDLSMMSRLREAAERAKIALSTETVVEVALPFLTPQFSFSYRLTREELEGLTRDIIERTRAHCLRSLADARVEPRELDQVILVGGQTRMPLVRRLVAEWFGCVEEEFAEARGNLAMSGEGGGKKGPQLNTTQNPDEAVALGAAIQAEILSGGFQQVLLLDVTPLSLGIETFGGLMNVIIPRNSTIPIKAGEMFTTAVDNQRSMLIHVLQGERERARDNWSLGRFEIEFEPAPKGVPRVGVQFEIDANGILHVLARDIKTGRQKVVDIKSVVDVNDAEVQKMVEESIEHAFDDLRARQWIEAKLRAGETLSATRKGLAECGGELSAEYRQKIEQAMAEVEAVLGQEDARTKTGDPARLKAANAALDEATRPLAELMMDKAMEAMLKKKGLI